The DNA region ACTCCCCAATTAGGTATCATTTGtttgttatatttatttatcttgTTGTGTTAAACTTCTATAcgctataattctttttaacTATCAGGTTACTTAAAAAACTTATTATAAGTAATTTTGACAAAGacattgtatatgtgtgttattttctcaaatttttattatacataGGGGTAGGGGGCAGGAGATTATAAGGTGAggaatcaaatcatcatgtggaaaggaaaaaaaatcaaatcctAATCAACAAAGTGAAAGTTAAGAAACCAATCAATTGAGCTACTAAGATTTTCcgtataaaaaatttatatttaaattagcAATATATAAAGATAATTTCTTATCTAGATTGCAAAGTAGTAAACTAGTGGAGGTATCCACTTCTCCCAAGTGGCAGCTGGTAGGtaaacaattcatttttataTCCACTGGTGTACATGTGTAGTACTCTTTATTTGGACCCATTTTTGCCACTAGCCTGGCATTCTTATCCGTCTATAGgcaatttggaatttgggaaatacACTAGTAATATTGTACTGCATATATTAACAATCAATTGGCTGTACCTTCAGTTTCTAATTTGTCGACTTTCCCCCTAATCTAGCGAACAACTCCTAGGATTACTTAATGTATTTctgaatcaattttttttcccttttcttacTTGGCAAAATTTGAGTTATAACAGATTTAAATAACATAAATTTGGGAAGTTCACTAATGTTGCATCCTTCATATAGCATTTCAAAGATCTTACATTGCTCGGTAATTTGACATGTTTTATTTTTGGGGCAGTACAAGTACTTGAAACCGTATAAGTCCGACCTAATTTGGATTTggcaaaaactttttttaaccAATAAATCTAGAATTTCATTTAACCTATGTAAGATAGTAAATCCTGAGCAATTTATAGTTGTGCCAACTCCCACCAAATAAAATTGCCTGCCTGCCAAAGTGCCAAACACTACTTCTaggaagaaaattttaaaaagttgtgaAAAATAACACGTGTTTTTGGATAGTTAtagtttttctcctttttagtttttggaaaagaaaattcaTGAGTGTTTGTGAGtagaaaaatgactaaaataaaACTACTGCGTCTAATCATTTTAGCCAAACAAATTTGGTccataataaatgttgcattaGAAAACCAAAAACAcattaacttttaaaaaaaaatctactattACTCTAAAACACATTaacattttaaaagaaaatctacTATTACTCTAATAAATGATCTATACAGTTTTCTAAAATGTTttcagtcttttttttttttttttttggcactcTGAGGGAAGATGAAGATTAATTGAGCCAAATAATCCTTACGATTAATGCAATTGAATGATTTTCTAAATGAGTGCTGTTAACTTAAAGAGATAAGAgtcaaaaacacaccttaacaatcactttttttttagtttcatacctaaactatcatatgcttgagaaaactacctaaactatcactatctagtttgcaaaacacacctgaactaaaCGTGTGAACTCACTCTCCAAAAGGTAAGTGAAActgaaattttctcaaaaaaattgtccaCATAGCATAAGTAATGCTCTGGTGGCacctacatggaaattaaaaaataatatattttttttaaaaactgcactatttttttttaaaaaaatcagcatttttaaaaaaaaataaaatttggatttttttaaaaataacaatttttgtaaaaaaatatcaaaaaatttagaaaatcagaaaaaaaaatgatttaaaaaatggaaaagttgatttttttttaaatgtgaaaactaaataatcagtttttttttgtttttttaaaaaaaaaaaaatttccattttttaaactatttttttctataatttttttacaaaaattattatttttcagtttgttttttaaaacaaatagtttgtttttttttttttttaaattttcatgtaGGTGTCATTGTGACATTATTTATCCACGTGGACAACACTTAgcaatattttaatataaaatgGATAGTGTAGATCACATgccattcaagaataatttgaggtatgttttgcaaactagatagtgatagtttaggtagttttctcaacGTTCTGATAGTTTAGatatgaaactaaaaaaaaagtgatagttgggATGCGTTTTTTACCCTTATCTCTAGCTTAAATGATATTAAAAGAGGACTGGATGAAGTATTTCTTTAAGAAAACAATTATCttgaaaaaattgcaaaaacttCTTATAAAATTACACAAAAGCGTTATTGACaacattttattaaaaaagttAGGAAAAAAATACTGCAACCTAACAACATAGAGCGTAAGGAGTAATTTAGGCCAACTTTAAAGATATTGATGTGAACTCTCACACTGCATATGCTGTAACTATCTttttaagtaaataaatatagtGTAGAATAGCGGGAAAACAAACGTGCAAGCAGGTCCAGCAGTAATTACACCATTGACGTTGACAAATGACGACTGCATCCCATCATATACTCTCTTCTACAAATAGCCaaccaatatatatacacacacatcaGAAGAGCAACTCCAAACGATATATAAGTAGCCAATCCATCTTCTTTTTCCCTTGAGTAAGACCAACAAATTACCATCATCatagattttttcttttgcgTGGACAAACAAGAAGAAGAGTGAAAATGAACGAAACAGGGGGAGCTTCAGCAATGTCATTTCCAGCTTTAACAATCCCACCACGTCCCTCATTCGATTCCTTTTTCAGTAACATGCCCTCTTTTAGCCCTGGTCCAATGACTTTAGTTTCGAGTTTCTTCTCAGATCAGAGCCCTGATAGTACTGATTGCCCTTCTTTCTCTCAGCTTCTTGCCGGAGCCGTGGCTTCGCCGACCGTTTTGCCTGGCGATTCTGGAGATCAAAAGAAGTCTGGGTATAAGGAGAATCGGCCCCTGGGGCTGGTGTTGGCTCAATCTCCTTTGTTCATGATTCCCCCTGGTTTGAGTCCTTCTGGATTCCTTAATTCCCCTGGATTTCTTAGCCCACTTCAGGTATATAATCCACTCAATCTTCATTTCACTTGCAACAATAGTCAGCCAAggactttcttttcttttttactgtTTTAATTTAGCGATGTTGCTACTTGTTTCATTCAATTAGTCAGCCAAggactttcttttcttttttactgtTTTAATTTAGCGATGTTGCTACTTGTTTCATTCAATTAGTAAGTCTATGCGTTGTTAGAAGAGATTATTCCTAAATAAGGTGGCGGAGCCAGTATTTATACTAAGGAGGTTCAAAAAAGTCaagggttcaacatctactatatatacataaaaaataattttaaccttgtataaACAGTGTGATTTTTCGCCGAAAACCCCCTTGACTTAACCTAGCTCCGGCCCTGATAAGGTAGTCTGtgaattactccctccgttccaaaataagtgtcaccttatcAAAAATCACGcccattaagaaatcaataaatataatgtaAAGTTTCCTAAACTACCTATAGTAGATTTTTTTGAGAATTGAGCaattaaagttaattatttctttaatgCTAAGGGCATAATTGGAAACACTTGccaatttttgtcttgaatttctaaGGTGACATTTATtttgggacaattttttttttttctaaggtgacatttattttgggatggagggagtacgaTGCAACAAATGGTTGGTTATAGAAATAGTTAAGCTAAAAGTCGTCTAATTACATTGTTATCATGTGGTTACTTATtgaatttcaatttgtttgtagAGTCCCTTTGGGATGTCACACCAGCAGGCTCTAGCACATGTTACAGCACAGGCTGCTTTTTCTAGCTCGATGGAATCTTCAGACAAGGAGGGTAAGCAATTTGAACTGCTCGAGGTTTCTCAATCTGAGAATAAGACATCCTCTGTTGCTCTCAATAAACCAGCTTGTGATGGTTATAAATGGAGAAAATATGGCCAGAAAAAGGTTAAAAGTAGTGAATGCCCTCGGAGCTACTATAAGTGCACACATCTCAAAtgtcaagtgaagaagaaggttgagCGATCCGTTGATGGTCACATAAGTGAGATCACATATAATGGCCGGCACAACCATCAACCTACCAAACAAAGAAAAGATGGTTCTGCTTTGGATAGTACTGAATGCTCCGAAGTTCCAACCCAAATGGCAACTGAACTTCTTGTGAAAACAGAATGTGATGAAACCGAAATCAATTTGATAGAAGTGGATGAGTGGCACGATGAACCAGATGCAAAGAGAACGTGAGTCCTCCTTTCTCGAGTAAAGAATGCCCCATCCTTCTGTTATACACAAGAAGAAAAATGGGATAGTTACATTTTTGGACCGCTCAAAAATATAAAAGCCAACAAATGTAAAGGTTTttatattaagtataaatatacatatagtatacatattatatacacaatatatacatataatatacataaatattcatTTAAAATACATAACCAGACAGGTTTTCTATATTTGGCTAGCGCCCGTAATTAATTTCAGCTGatgggccaaaaatgaaaaaagaaacaaaatattgtAGAGCAACAAAAGTATGTATCTAATTCAGTTACTGTGTCACAGGAAGACGGAAGTTGAGACTCTAGCTTCATCACATGGCACAGTAGCTGAATCCAAGATTGTTCTGCAGACAAGAAGTGAAGTTGATTTGTTAGATGACGGGTACAAATGGCGAAAATATGGGCAGAAGTTGGTAAAGGGGTCT from Lycium ferocissimum isolate CSIRO_LF1 chromosome 2, AGI_CSIRO_Lferr_CH_V1, whole genome shotgun sequence includes:
- the LOC132047055 gene encoding probable WRKY transcription factor 3; the protein is MNETGGASAMSFPALTIPPRPSFDSFFSNMPSFSPGPMTLVSSFFSDQSPDSTDCPSFSQLLAGAVASPTVLPGDSGDQKKSGYKENRPLGLVLAQSPLFMIPPGLSPSGFLNSPGFLSPLQSPFGMSHQQALAHVTAQAAFSSSMESSDKEGKQFELLEVSQSENKTSSVALNKPACDGYKWRKYGQKKVKSSECPRSYYKCTHLKCQVKKKVERSVDGHISEITYNGRHNHQPTKQRKDGSALDSTECSEVPTQMATELLVKTECDETEINLIEVDEWHDEPDAKRTKTEVETLASSHGTVAESKIVLQTRSEVDLLDDGYKWRKYGQKLVKGSQHPRSYYRCTYGGCNVRKQVERASTDPKAVITTYEGKHNHDIPTVIRNRGTRNKYS